In Anaerobranca gottschalkii DSM 13577, the genomic window ACAACCATTTTAACGATAGATAGTCCAATCCCAGTTCCCCCTGTTTTAGTGCTTCTATGTTTATCTACCCGATAAAAACGCTCAAAAATATGGGGTAAATCTTCTTCAGGGATTCCCTTACCATTATCTTTAACCTTTAATTTATAATAAGTTCCAGTACTTTCTAATGAGATGAGAATTAACCCTCCTTTAAAACTGTATTTAACTCCATTTTCTAAGAGATTTAAAATCATACTTTTTATTTTCTCTCTGTCCCCTAAAAACACACCCTTTTGAGAGTTGTCCATAAATTTTATATTTATCTCTTTTCCTTTTGCTATTGTTTTAATGGAATCAACGGCCTCTTCCACAACGTCTTTAAATACAAATTCCCTTTTCTTAAGGGGTAATGTCCTATCACTGATTTTATTGAGTTGAATAATATTATCAACTATTAATGTCATTCTATTAACTTCTGATACTATATCAGACAAAAATTCTCTATATACTTTTATATCTTCCTCATCTTCTAAAGATTGGGCTAAGGCTTTTATTGTAGCTAATGGTGTTTTTAAATCATGGGATATATCCCCTAAAAATTTTAACCTAGTTTCCTCTATCCTTTGTAATTGTTCCGCCATACTGTTAAAGGATTGTCCTAAAATCCCTATTTCATCTTTAGAGGTTATTTCTACCGGTGCAGTGAACTGTCCTCTTTGCATTTCTTTAGATACTTGAGTCAATTTCTCAATAGGTTTAACTAAATTATTAGCTAGTATTATTGATACAATGATGATAATAAGGCCACTTATTAACGAAATTGCTAAAATTGTAGTCTTTATATAACCAATAGCTGCCTTTATATCCTCGATAGCTGAGGATATAAAAACTGTACCAATTATTTCTCCACCTATAATAATAGGTACAGCACTATACATTACCCAACCACTTTGGGGTAAATTATATATTTCCCAGACACTTTTACCTTTAAGGGCATCTTCTATCTCCCGTTGTCTTAAAACTTTACCCTCTAAATTACTCTTTGAAAAGGAATCTACCAAAACCTTTCCTTCCACATCTGTACAGATAATTCGCATTTGAACAGCTGGTATGTAAAAATCTATGATCTCCTTTACTCTATGACTATCAAAATAACCAGTACTAATAGAGGTTGTAGCAATAATATTGGCGGTTTTAAACAAAGTAACCTGTCTTTGATTTAAATAATAATTTTCCATTGATTTACTAATTATTAAATTAGTTGCCGCCATGATTATAATTAAAATAATTACAAAAATCCCGGCAATTTTCCACTTAATACTAATAAACATCCCGTGTTCCTCCGAAGTAATAACCTACCCCCCACTTTGTCATTATGTATTTGGGGTCACTAGGGTTATCTTCAATTTTTTCCCTTATTCTCCTTACATGGACATCAACTGTTCTGACATCACCATAATATTCATATCCCCAGATTAAATCTAAGAGATTTTCTCTAGTATAAATTTTTCCAGGATGGGTTGCTAAAAGGGCTATAATATCAAACTCTTTTGCTGTTAATTCAATGTTTTTACCTCTATGTATTACTTTTCTATTGTTTAAGATTATTTTAAGATCTTTACATTCAATTTCATTTCCTAGTCCTTTACCGGTTCTCCGTAATACAGCTTTTATTCTAGCAATTAACTCCTTAGTGTTGAAGGGTTTAGTTAAGTAATCATCGGCTCCATACTCTAAGCCTAATATTTTATCAACATCATCTCCTTTAGCAGTTAACATTATTATTGGGACAGATGATTTTTCCCTTATTTTTTTACATAATGTCATCCCATCTATTTTAGGTAACATTAAGTCGAGAATGACTAAACTATAGGGATTAGCCTTAATCTTTTCTAAACCTTCTTCACCATCAAAGGCAGAATCCACTTCAAACCCTTCCTTCTTTAAACTATGGCTCAATCCCTTTACCAACAATTCTTCATCATCGATTATCAAAATTTTTTCTTTCATAAATATCCTCCTTTTTATTTCCAACAGGACATATATCTAAACATTTTTGACAGGCCCTCAATGAATATGGTGTACAGCGGGGGATAGAAACTCCCCTTTGGGAAATCGCCTTCCCTGGACAAACTTCAATACAAGCACCACATTTAAAACAATAATCGGGGACTTTACCTCTAAAGGGTTTAATAGGAGCGTTTGTATAAAAGGCTGAAAATAAGAGATTGCAACCATAATCTTTATGTAATATACTTCTATTAAGGCCCCTTTCTCCAATTCCTGCTATTCTAGCTAATCCCCGCAAATCTTCCTTGACACTGATGGGGCTAACTCCTTGACATCGATAATTATATCTTTCTAATAAAGAAAAAGATTGGGCAAACCCTTTTCGGAGTTTGTTAAATAATTGAAAATAACTGCCCGATACATCTACTAAATTTTGGGTATCCCTTAAACCTTTAGGAAGTATTACACCGGCAATGACATATTTGGTTCCATCGGATTTTTCACCAAAGGATACAACATCAATTGAATGTTCTTCAACGAGAATTTTTATAATGTAATCATTATACATATTCATTACCATCACCTTTTTTATATTTGTGATGATAGTTTATAACAAAACTATAAAATATATAAATATTATTCTTTTTAAAAGTTTCTTTTCCTGCTTACAAAGGGAAAAGAAAAAAGGGGGAGATTTTGTGCTTAAAATTATTGGTTTTGTCTTTTTAGGTTATGGTTTAGGATTAATAGTAAAGGAAAGATTTAGTAATATAAATCAAAAAGCCCTCAGTTTTTGGCTATTAGCCCTTTTATTTGCCATGGGTATTTCCATAACTACCGATCCCGACGTTATCAATAACCTAAAAACATTGGGATTTTCTGCCCTAATTTTAGCTACTTTTGCTGTTATAGGGAGTATTCTCGGCCTGTTAATCCTTAATCCACTATTTAATAGGACCTTTATAGAAGGTGCTACAGAAAAACAGTCAGGGGAAAGTACAAATTCCTTTCTATATTTTGTCGTCCTTGCTTTAATATTGGGGAGTTTAAGTGGACTATTTTTCCCTTCAACTATAACTTCCCTTTTAGAAGAATTAGTAATTTATTTCCTCTACCTCTTACTATTTTCTGTAGGATATGACCTATATTGTAACCGTCATCTTTTAGCCTTTGTCAAAAAAATGGGTTTTAAAATCCTCCTTATTCCTTTGTTAGTTATCATTGGAAGCTTGGTATTTACACTCCCCCTATTTTTATTACTGCCCTTTAATTTTGGTGAAGTAGGTGCCGTTGTTTCTGGATTTGGTTGGTATAGTTTATCTTCAATAATAATTGGAAGTACATATAGCCCTTCCTTAGGAATAGTAGCCCTTTTATGTAATGTCTTCCGAGAAATAATCGCCTTTATAATCACACCATTATTGCCGAAACTTTTTCCTTCTTTAACTGTTATTGCCCCGGCAGGTGCCACTGCTATGGATACTTTGCTTCCTTTGATCACTAAATCAGGAGGCTCGGAATATACGGTACCAGCCTTAGTTTCTGGTATAATAATCTCAACTAGTGTATATTTTTTAGTACCATTGTTTATACAAATAGCTCACTTCCTTTAAAGGATAATAAAAGATAGAAAGGATGGGTAAATTTGGGTTTAAGGTTTAGAAAAAGTATTTCATTAGGAAAAGGGGTTCGACTAATCTTTAGTAAAAGTGGCATTGGTGTTAGTGCAGGGGTAAAAGGTTACAGGGTAGGGGTAGGTCCTAGGGGAATAAGAAAAACCGTTTCCATCCCCGGAACTGGTATTTCCTATGTAGAAGAAAAATCTTTTAAAAGTTTAGGAAGGGAAAAGAAATCAACAAATATTCCAATAGGAAATGTTCCGGCAGCAAATTCTCCAGTAGATAATATACCCCTTAGAACTCCCAAGGGATATGGTTGGCTTTGGGGAATAATCCTAGGTTTTATCTTACTTTTCTCTATACCATTATTTGGTGTTCCCCTCTTACTAATATCTTGTTTCTACTTCTACAAAGCTTTAAAGGGCCCAGCTAATCAAATGATCAATGAATACAATAAAGGGGTTAATCAACTAAAAGGGGGAAACTTAAGTTTTGCAGAAAAACATTTTTTAAATGTAATTAACTACAATCCTAATGATACCCTTACTTTAGTTTTCTTAACTTTTATCTATTATAGCAAAGGGGATTATCAAAAGGTTGTAGCAAATCATCCTAAAATCATTGAATA contains:
- a CDS encoding response regulator transcription factor, whose protein sequence is MKEKILIIDDEELLVKGLSHSLKKEGFEVDSAFDGEEGLEKIKANPYSLVILDLMLPKIDGMTLCKKIREKSSVPIIMLTAKGDDVDKILGLEYGADDYLTKPFNTKELIARIKAVLRRTGKGLGNEIECKDLKIILNNRKVIHRGKNIELTAKEFDIIALLATHPGKIYTRENLLDLIWGYEYYGDVRTVDVHVRRIREKIEDNPSDPKYIMTKWGVGYYFGGTRDVY
- a CDS encoding HAMP domain-containing sensor histidine kinase, coding for MFISIKWKIAGIFVIILIIIMAATNLIISKSMENYYLNQRQVTLFKTANIIATTSISTGYFDSHRVKEIIDFYIPAVQMRIICTDVEGKVLVDSFSKSNLEGKVLRQREIEDALKGKSVWEIYNLPQSGWVMYSAVPIIIGGEIIGTVFISSAIEDIKAAIGYIKTTILAISLISGLIIIIVSIILANNLVKPIEKLTQVSKEMQRGQFTAPVEITSKDEIGILGQSFNSMAEQLQRIEETRLKFLGDISHDLKTPLATIKALAQSLEDEEDIKVYREFLSDIVSEVNRMTLIVDNIIQLNKISDRTLPLKKREFVFKDVVEEAVDSIKTIAKGKEINIKFMDNSQKGVFLGDREKIKSMILNLLENGVKYSFKGGLILISLESTGTYYKLKVKDNGKGIPEEDLPHIFERFYRVDKHRSTKTGGTGIGLSIVKMVVDLHKGKIEVNSKLGEGTEFIIELPRLNY
- a CDS encoding lysine exporter LysO family protein, which encodes MLKIIGFVFLGYGLGLIVKERFSNINQKALSFWLLALLFAMGISITTDPDVINNLKTLGFSALILATFAVIGSILGLLILNPLFNRTFIEGATEKQSGESTNSFLYFVVLALILGSLSGLFFPSTITSLLEELVIYFLYLLLFSVGYDLYCNRHLLAFVKKMGFKILLIPLLVIIGSLVFTLPLFLLLPFNFGEVGAVVSGFGWYSLSSIIIGSTYSPSLGIVALLCNVFREIIAFIITPLLPKLFPSLTVIAPAGATAMDTLLPLITKSGGSEYTVPALVSGIIISTSVYFLVPLFIQIAHFL
- a CDS encoding 4Fe-4S binding protein codes for the protein MYNDYIIKILVEEHSIDVVSFGEKSDGTKYVIAGVILPKGLRDTQNLVDVSGSYFQLFNKLRKGFAQSFSLLERYNYRCQGVSPISVKEDLRGLARIAGIGERGLNRSILHKDYGCNLLFSAFYTNAPIKPFRGKVPDYCFKCGACIEVCPGKAISQRGVSIPRCTPYSLRACQKCLDICPVGNKKEDIYERKNFDNR
- a CDS encoding DUF4236 domain-containing protein, with translation MGLRFRKSISLGKGVRLIFSKSGIGVSAGVKGYRVGVGPRGIRKTVSIPGTGISYVEEKSFKSLGREKKSTNIPIGNVPAANSPVDNIPLRTPKGYGWLWGIILGFILLFSIPLFGVPLLLISCFYFYKALKGPANQMINEYNKGVNQLKGGNLSFAEKHFLNVINYNPNDTLTLVFLTFIYYSKGDYQKVVANHPKIIEYIPEDPELTYILAQSYFQIGNYDQAIPLLQQINSYDGLKDEVNILLGRCFLKKGLFEIAVEQFKKGPVLKRTMTPEVMEAKYWLGVAYYKLGDKKKALTQLQRVYAEDVNYKDVEKYIENLI